One genomic window of Magnolia sinica isolate HGM2019 chromosome 3, MsV1, whole genome shotgun sequence includes the following:
- the LOC131241092 gene encoding protein FAR1-RELATED SEQUENCE 5-like produces the protein MENRDLITSCTPCELEISLQSCHHVNIDSEVGIKELTSSNALNDDLGKDDEIPNPEIGTEFQTEKDAYNFYNSFGRKVGFSVRISNRSNDRKTGLLKMRKFVCSKEGKRSFDKRDVNVKHHRDETRTGCKAYMTIRLGENGKYHISDFKLDHNHILASPEESHLLRSQRKSTVAQAVNKQAGGRQNVERNTVDCKNSLRTKRLKAIENFDVKGLLEIFKRKQIEDPKFFYSIQYDAEDRITNIFWADGKMILDYEHFGDVICFDTTYKTNEYGRPFAPFLGVNHHRQTIIFGAALLYDETMDSFRWLFKTFCDAMSGKKPQTILTDQDKAMLNAIKTELSGTVHRICVWHMFQNACKYLSHLFSASQSFGNDFSKCIFDFDEEGEFLDAWEKMIQRYNLADNTWLQQLFNEKEKWAIVYGKNAFCADMKSTQRSESLNKELKRYLNPEQNIIKFFEHFERLVDDRRNAELEANFKMTQSSPIVLLPVRILEHAASVYTSTIFKLFQAEYINSLDQTVKKLYEFGKIIKYQVLDRKNPSLYVVTVNSMDESIACSCRKFEFMGILCCHILKATNHTLTAIPTKYILKRWTREASSISSH, from the coding sequence ATGGAAAATAGAGATCTCATCACATCTTGCACGCCATGTGAGTTGGAGATTTCTCTTCAATCATGCCATCATGTAAACATCGACTCAGAAGTGGGAATAAAGGAATTAACAAGCTCCAATGCATTAAATGATGATCTAGGCAAGGATGACGAGATACCGAATCCGGAAATTGGTACGGAGTTTCAAACAGAGAAAGATGCATACAATTTCTACAATAGTTTTGGAAGGAAAGTTGGTTTCAGTGTTCGGATAAGTAATAGGAGTAATGATCGCAAAACGGGTTTATTGAAGATGAGGAAATTTGTGTGTTCCAAAGAAGGTAAACGCTCATTTGATAAACGCGATGTCAATGTGAAGCATCACCGTGATGAAACAAGAACAGGTTGCAAGGCATACATGACCATTAGATTGGGAGAAAATGGTAAATATCACATTTCCGATTTTAAGCTTGATCATAATCATATTCTTGCATCTCCAGAAGAATCTCATTTGCTAAGATCACAACGAAAATCTACGGTAGCTCAAGCAGTAAACAAACAAGCTGGCGGTCGACAGAATGTTGAACGTAATACGGTAGATTGCAAAAATTCTTTACGAACAAAAAGGCTGAAAGCAATAGAAAATTTTGATGTTAAAGGtctattggaaattttcaaaagaaagcaAATTGAAGATCCAAAATTCTTTTACTCTATTCAATATGATGCTGAAGATCGTATCACCAACATATTTTGGGCAGATGGAAAAATGATTTTAGATTATGAGCATTTTGGAGATGTGATTTGTTTCGACACGACATATAAAACAAATGAGTATGGAAGACCATTTGCACCATTTCTCGGTGTTAATCATCATAGACAAACAATTATTTTTGGTGCCGCACTTCTCTACGATGAAACCATGGATTCTTTCAGATGGTTGTTTAAAACTTTCTGCGATGCAATGTCTGGAAAAAAGCCCCAAACCATTCTCACTGATCAGGATAAGGCGATGTTGAATGCGATTAAGACAGAGTTGTCAGGAACTGTTCACCGTATTTGTGTATGGCATATGTTTCAGAATGCATGCAAATACCTAAGTCATCTATTTAGTGCTTCTCAATCTTTTGGCAACGATTTTAGCAAatgtatatttgattttgatgaggAAGGCGAATTCCTTGACGCATGGGAAAAAATGATCCAGAGATATAATCTTGCAGATAATACATGGTTGCAACAATTATTCAATGAAAAAGAGAAGTGGGCTATAGTGTATGGAAAGAATGCATTTTGTGCAGATATGAAAAGCACACAACGCAGCGAAAGCTTAAATAAGGAATTGAAGAGATACTTGAATCCTGAGCAAAATATTATCAAATTTTTTGAACACTTTGAACGATTGGTAGATGATAGACGGAACGCGGAATTGGAAGCCAATTTCAAAATGACACAAAGTTCACCAATTGTGTTGCTTCCTGTTAGgatcttggagcatgcagctagtGTATACACATCaactatttttaaattatttcaggCAGAGTATATCAATAGTCTTGATCAAACTGTGAAAAAATTATATGAGTTtgggaaaataataaaatatcaagTACTAGATAGAAAAAATCCAAGTCTCTATGTGGTTACCGTCAACTCAATGGATGAGTCCATCGCTTGCAGTTGTAGAAAGTTCGAATTCATGGGTATTTTGTGTTGCCACATATTAAAAGCAACGAATCATACCCTCACAGCTATCCCAACCAAATACATCTTGAAGAGGTGGACCCGAGAAGCTTCTTCAATTTCTTCCCATTAA